The proteins below come from a single Burkholderia sp. FERM BP-3421 genomic window:
- a CDS encoding DUF4430 domain-containing protein, translating into MSAYRPITVRAIDNQNHQLFEYAVPFSLEVSARQLLEQAFVLGQTASTADPFLFTLEYYGYSESAQYPGYLGYEVESIAGLSNGAQYYWELLVNGVSSASGADTTYPNPGATVTWQYTAIPTAPGEQSRRAARVRTRHSARA; encoded by the coding sequence ATGTCCGCATACCGCCCGATCACCGTGCGCGCGATCGACAACCAGAACCATCAGCTGTTCGAGTACGCGGTACCGTTTTCATTGGAGGTCAGCGCCCGGCAATTGCTGGAACAGGCCTTCGTGCTGGGACAAACGGCCAGCACGGCCGATCCGTTCCTCTTCACGCTCGAGTACTACGGATACAGTGAATCGGCGCAGTATCCCGGCTACCTGGGCTACGAGGTCGAAAGCATCGCCGGTCTCTCGAACGGTGCGCAGTACTACTGGGAACTGCTCGTCAACGGCGTTTCATCCGCGAGCGGCGCGGACACCACCTATCCGAATCCCGGCGCGACCGTGACCTGGCAATACACGGCGATTCCCACGGCGCCCGGCGAACAAAGCCGCCGCGCGGCGCGCGTTCGGACGCGCCACAGCGCTCGTGCTTGA
- a CDS encoding carbonic anhydrase produces MCDSISCTPKTIISTRRRFLRTTGGTAIAAALAGVLPNRAAVAADDKASAPKPQNAVSPDDAIKRLMEGNARYVAGVTRRHDFVHEREALRGGQNPFAAVLGCADSRIAPEYAFDSARGDLFVTRVAGNFVNDDVLGSLEYAVAVLTIPAILVLGHDQCGAVEAAVKVVTQGATYPGKIQSLAESLVPAVDKVKHRDAPHLLDAAIVQNVRDSMAGLRAHSSIIRNASEAGTLKIVGGVYRLASGKVESVV; encoded by the coding sequence ATGTGTGATTCGATATCCTGCACACCGAAGACGATCATATCGACGCGCCGTCGCTTTCTGCGCACGACGGGCGGGACAGCCATTGCGGCTGCGCTTGCCGGCGTGCTTCCCAACCGCGCCGCGGTTGCCGCGGACGACAAGGCGTCCGCGCCGAAGCCGCAGAACGCCGTCTCGCCCGACGATGCGATCAAGCGCCTGATGGAGGGCAACGCCCGCTACGTGGCGGGCGTGACGCGCCGTCATGATTTCGTGCACGAGCGGGAAGCGCTGCGCGGCGGACAAAACCCGTTCGCCGCCGTGCTCGGTTGCGCAGATTCGCGCATCGCGCCGGAATATGCATTCGACAGCGCCCGAGGCGATCTCTTCGTCACGCGCGTCGCCGGCAATTTCGTCAACGACGACGTGTTGGGCAGCCTCGAGTACGCCGTTGCGGTTCTGACGATTCCGGCCATTCTGGTGCTCGGCCACGACCAATGCGGCGCTGTGGAGGCGGCGGTCAAGGTCGTGACGCAGGGCGCGACCTACCCTGGGAAGATCCAGTCGCTTGCCGAGTCGCTCGTGCCGGCGGTAGACAAGGTCAAGCACCGTGACGCGCCGCATCTGCTCGATGCGGCCATCGTGCAGAACGTCCGCGACAGCATGGCCGGCCTGCGTGCGCATTCGTCCATCATCCGGAACGCGAGCGAGGCGGGAACGCTGAAGATCGTCGGCGGGGTTTACCGCCTGGCGAGCGGCAAGGTCGAATCCGTGGTGTAA
- a CDS encoding DUF2760 domain-containing protein, whose amino-acid sequence MPESNLSFFGRLSLAVGAFFSVLGNREFAAGVQRVRDGASASAQPAPAAAPVKPAAPELHEASPQAALQLLGLLQRDARFLDFVEEDIAAYADAEIGAAARLVHDGCRAALREHFTIVPVRDEAEGSRVTLPAGFDATAVRVTGNVVGAAPFTGTVSHRGWRVAEVRLPKLTGSHDASVIAPAEVEL is encoded by the coding sequence ATGCCCGAATCCAATCTGTCCTTCTTCGGCAGGCTGTCGCTTGCCGTTGGTGCGTTCTTTTCCGTGCTCGGCAACCGCGAGTTCGCCGCCGGCGTGCAGCGCGTGCGCGATGGCGCGTCCGCTTCCGCGCAACCGGCGCCGGCCGCCGCGCCCGTGAAGCCCGCCGCGCCCGAACTGCACGAGGCAAGCCCGCAGGCCGCGCTGCAACTGCTCGGCCTGTTGCAACGCGACGCGCGTTTCCTCGACTTCGTCGAGGAAGACATCGCCGCTTATGCGGACGCCGAGATCGGCGCGGCCGCGCGGCTCGTGCACGACGGTTGCCGCGCCGCGCTGCGCGAACACTTCACGATCGTCCCGGTGCGCGACGAGGCCGAAGGCAGCCGCGTGACGCTGCCGGCCGGCTTCGACGCGACGGCGGTGCGCGTGACCGGCAACGTCGTCGGCGCGGCGCCGTTCACCGGCACCGTCAGCCATCGCGGCTGGCGCGTGGCCGAGGTGCGCCTGCCCAAGCTGACCGGCAGCCACGACGCGTCGGTGATCGCGCCGGCGGAGGTGGAGCTGTGA
- a CDS encoding Hsp70 family protein — protein sequence MSDSRYSIGIDLGTTHCALSYVDCAASDGEKLAQHVLPIAQLTAPGALESRDLLPSFLYLPHESELAQGDLTLPWTASRDFAVGEMARSRGAGTPIRLVSSAKSWLCHPGVDRRAAILPGDAPPEVSRVSPLESAIRYLTHLREAWDHAHPDAPFADQDVTVTIPASFDPAARELTAEAARAAGYSRMALLEEPQAALYSWIQKSEGGWRKQVRIGDLILCVDVGGGTTDLSLIAVVERDGNLELHRVAVGEHILLGGDNMDLALAHVVARKLAAQGTQADPWQLRALTYACRAAKETLLSDASTDAVPLVVPSRGSKLIGGSIRTELTRAELTQTILDGFFPQVDAAARPASRARAGLTQLGLPYAQDAGITRHLAAFLGRQVAALDSLEGVGRALPQGATFLPPTAVLFNGGVFKSALLTQRVLDTLNHWLAAEGAAPARLLDGADLDLAVARGAAYYGFVKRGRGVRIRGGTARAYYVAVESAMPAVPGLEPPVQALCVAPFGMEEGTTAALPPQEFGLVVGEPVHFRFFGSSVRRQDQVGALLDYWSPEELQELEEIQATLPADGRTVGEIVPVKLRAHVTETGTLELEAIPSGTDERWKVEFDVRGAI from the coding sequence GTGAGCGATTCCCGTTATTCGATCGGCATCGATCTCGGCACCACGCACTGCGCGCTGTCCTACGTCGATTGCGCGGCAAGCGACGGCGAGAAGCTCGCGCAACACGTGCTGCCGATCGCGCAGCTGACCGCGCCCGGCGCGCTCGAATCGCGCGATCTGCTGCCGTCCTTCCTCTACCTGCCGCATGAGAGCGAACTGGCCCAGGGCGACCTGACCTTGCCGTGGACCGCCTCGCGCGATTTCGCGGTGGGCGAGATGGCGCGCAGCCGCGGCGCGGGCACGCCGATCCGTCTCGTGTCGAGCGCGAAGAGCTGGCTGTGTCATCCGGGCGTCGATCGCCGCGCGGCGATCCTGCCCGGCGATGCGCCGCCCGAGGTGTCGCGCGTGTCGCCGCTCGAAAGCGCGATCCGCTATCTGACCCACTTGCGCGAAGCCTGGGATCACGCGCATCCGGATGCGCCGTTCGCCGACCAGGATGTGACGGTCACGATTCCCGCGTCGTTCGATCCGGCCGCGCGCGAGCTGACGGCCGAGGCCGCACGCGCCGCCGGCTATTCGCGCATGGCGCTGCTCGAGGAGCCGCAGGCGGCGCTCTACAGCTGGATCCAGAAAAGCGAGGGCGGCTGGCGCAAGCAGGTGCGGATCGGCGACCTGATCCTGTGCGTCGACGTCGGCGGCGGCACGACCGATCTGTCGCTGATCGCGGTCGTCGAGCGCGACGGCAATCTCGAACTGCACCGTGTCGCGGTCGGCGAGCACATCCTGCTCGGCGGCGACAACATGGACCTCGCGCTCGCGCACGTCGTCGCGCGCAAGCTCGCGGCGCAAGGCACGCAGGCGGATCCGTGGCAGCTGCGCGCGCTCACGTACGCGTGCCGCGCCGCGAAGGAAACGCTGTTGTCCGATGCGTCGACCGACGCGGTGCCGCTCGTCGTGCCGAGCCGCGGCTCGAAGCTGATCGGCGGTTCGATCCGCACCGAGCTGACCCGCGCGGAACTCACGCAGACGATTCTCGACGGCTTCTTCCCGCAGGTCGACGCGGCCGCGCGACCGGCCAGCCGCGCGCGCGCCGGTCTCACGCAGCTGGGTCTGCCGTATGCGCAGGACGCCGGGATCACGCGTCACCTCGCGGCGTTCCTCGGCCGCCAGGTGGCGGCGCTCGACTCACTGGAAGGCGTCGGGCGCGCGCTGCCTCAGGGCGCGACGTTCCTGCCTCCGACGGCGGTGCTGTTCAACGGCGGCGTGTTCAAGTCGGCGCTGCTCACGCAGCGCGTGCTCGATACGCTGAACCATTGGCTCGCGGCCGAAGGCGCGGCGCCGGCCCGTCTGCTCGACGGCGCGGATCTCGATCTCGCGGTCGCGCGCGGCGCCGCGTACTACGGCTTCGTGAAGCGCGGCCGCGGTGTGCGGATCCGTGGCGGCACGGCCCGCGCGTACTACGTCGCGGTCGAATCGGCGATGCCCGCGGTGCCCGGGCTGGAGCCGCCGGTGCAGGCGCTGTGCGTCGCGCCGTTCGGGATGGAGGAGGGCACGACCGCGGCATTGCCGCCGCAGGAGTTCGGCCTCGTCGTCGGCGAGCCCGTGCATTTCCGCTTCTTCGGTTCGTCGGTGCGCCGCCAGGATCAGGTCGGCGCCTTGCTCGACTACTGGTCGCCGGAGGAGCTGCAGGAACTCGAGGAAATCCAGGCGACGCTGCCGGCCGACGGCCGCACCGTCGGCGAGATCGTGCCGGTGAAGCTGCGCGCGCACGTGACCGAAACGGGCACGCTCGAACTCGAAGCGATCCCGAGCGGCACCGATGAACGCTGGAAGGTCGAATTCGACGTGCGCGGCGCCATTTGA